Proteins encoded by one window of Micromonospora coxensis:
- the mshB gene encoding N-acetyl-1-D-myo-inositol-2-amino-2-deoxy-alpha-D-glucopyranoside deacetylase, giving the protein MTPVTTLPDRRLLLVHAHPDDESIGTGSTMAHYAAAGAHVTLVTCTLGEEGEIHVPELAQLGAAEADQLGGYRIAELAAACAALGVTDHRFLGGAGRYRDSGMMGLATNEHPRAFWRADLDEAAGHLLAVMREVRPQVMITYDPNGFYGHPDHIQAHRVAMRAAELAAAEGCAPAKVYWTAMPRSVLEAGLDQFTESSDNPFDGIESVDELPFGTPDAEIAARIDATEQHAAKEAAMRAHATQIPATSWLYSIAGNFGAEFMGVEYFTLAVGEKGPGRGPYGWEDDLFAGLVTDGPDRSPVAAAGLR; this is encoded by the coding sequence GTGACGCCCGTGACGACGCTGCCCGACCGACGCCTGTTGCTGGTCCACGCGCACCCCGACGACGAGTCCATCGGCACCGGATCGACGATGGCGCACTACGCCGCCGCCGGCGCCCACGTCACGCTGGTGACCTGCACCCTCGGCGAGGAGGGTGAGATCCACGTGCCGGAGCTGGCGCAGCTCGGCGCGGCCGAGGCCGACCAGCTCGGCGGCTACCGGATCGCCGAGCTGGCCGCCGCCTGCGCCGCGCTCGGGGTCACCGACCACCGCTTCCTCGGCGGCGCCGGCCGGTACCGCGACTCCGGGATGATGGGGCTGGCCACCAACGAGCACCCCCGGGCCTTCTGGCGGGCCGACCTGGACGAGGCCGCCGGCCACCTGCTGGCGGTCATGCGCGAGGTCCGGCCGCAGGTCATGATCACGTACGACCCGAACGGCTTCTACGGCCACCCCGACCACATCCAGGCCCACCGGGTCGCGATGCGGGCGGCCGAGCTGGCCGCCGCCGAGGGCTGCGCCCCGGCCAAGGTCTACTGGACGGCGATGCCGCGCAGCGTCCTGGAGGCCGGCCTGGACCAGTTCACCGAGTCGTCGGACAACCCCTTCGACGGCATCGAGAGCGTTGACGAGCTGCCCTTCGGCACCCCGGACGCCGAGATCGCCGCCCGGATCGACGCCACCGAGCAGCACGCCGCCAAGGAAGCGGCGATGCGGGCGCACGCCACCCAGATCCCGGCCACCTCGTGGCTCTACTCGATCGCCGGCAACTTCGGCGCCGAGTTCATGGGCGTGGAGTACTTCACCCTCGCGGTAGGGGAGAAGGGACCCGGCCGGGGCCCGTACGGCTGGGAGGACGACCTCTTCGCCGGATTGGTGACGGACGGGCCGGACCGCAGCCCGGTCGCGGCGGCCGGGCTCCGGTGA
- a CDS encoding prolyl oligopeptidase family serine peptidase yields MDFPELAARTRRFSHGAPRAVTVADDGSRVVFLRSGGPEDPAEALWSLDVATGEERLVADPRALLGTDEEAALAPGERALRERLRLSSAGIGSYALDAAGRVAVLPLGGRLFRADLVHGDVVEVATVGPVIDPRPDPTGERLAYVTDAAEGVRRGQLRVVEPDGTDVLLAGEDSGVTWGLAEHVAAEEFDRFRGYWWAPDGRSVLAARVDESRLPRWCLHDPADPESAPTSVAYPRAGGTNAEVSLHLLDLDGGWVDVHWDRETYPYLASVSWADGGPLITVLRRSQQHGLVLAVDPRTGETQVHAELADPRWVEPIPGTPAHLPDGRVLVGGELAHDGYDARCLFADGTLLTPPSLYVRRVVGRLPTGGGPADLLVEASEGEPSQRHLYRVRTAIGGGVDVRRMSATPGWHTAAVGGDVLVVGTASLDDPGTSWVVWRGDREVARLRSLAANPPYAPRPMLVRVTDRRLPSAVLYPTDHVKGTRLPVLLDIYGGPGHQEVVAARSAWLERQWWADQGFGVVTIDNRGTPGIAPSFEKAVHRRLADVILADQVDALTALAGKHPDLDLERVAVRGWSFGGWLAGLAVLRHPELFKCGIAGAPVTDWSLYDTAYTERYLGMPDDGIDVYGHHSLVELAAEPVVDREQARPLLLVHGLADDNVVAAHTLRLSAALLAAGRPHAVLPLTGATHLAAGGVSERLLRLELDFLRTRL; encoded by the coding sequence GTGGACTTTCCCGAGCTGGCCGCCCGTACCCGTCGGTTCAGCCACGGGGCGCCGCGCGCCGTCACCGTGGCGGACGACGGCTCCCGGGTGGTCTTCCTCCGCTCGGGCGGCCCGGAGGATCCGGCCGAGGCGCTCTGGTCGCTGGACGTCGCCACCGGCGAGGAACGATTGGTCGCCGACCCGAGGGCGCTGCTCGGCACGGACGAGGAGGCCGCGCTCGCCCCGGGCGAGCGGGCGCTGCGCGAGCGGCTGCGGCTGAGCAGCGCCGGCATCGGCTCGTACGCCCTGGACGCGGCCGGCCGGGTGGCGGTCCTGCCGCTGGGCGGGCGGCTGTTCCGGGCCGACCTGGTGCACGGCGACGTGGTGGAGGTGGCCACCGTCGGGCCGGTGATCGACCCGCGTCCCGACCCGACCGGCGAGCGGCTGGCGTACGTCACGGACGCCGCCGAGGGGGTGCGTCGGGGGCAGTTGCGGGTGGTCGAGCCGGACGGCACCGACGTCCTGCTCGCCGGCGAGGACTCCGGGGTGACCTGGGGGTTGGCCGAGCACGTCGCGGCCGAGGAGTTCGACCGGTTCCGTGGCTACTGGTGGGCGCCGGACGGCCGGTCCGTGCTCGCCGCCCGGGTCGACGAGAGCCGGCTGCCGCGCTGGTGCCTGCACGACCCGGCGGATCCGGAGAGCGCCCCGACCAGCGTCGCGTACCCCCGGGCGGGTGGCACGAACGCCGAGGTGAGCCTGCACCTGCTCGACCTCGACGGCGGCTGGGTCGACGTGCACTGGGACCGGGAGACCTACCCCTACCTGGCGTCGGTGAGCTGGGCCGACGGCGGTCCGCTGATCACCGTGCTGCGCCGCTCGCAGCAGCACGGCCTGGTGCTGGCGGTCGACCCGCGCACCGGTGAGACGCAGGTGCACGCCGAGCTGGCCGACCCGCGCTGGGTGGAGCCGATCCCGGGCACCCCGGCCCACCTGCCGGACGGCCGGGTGCTGGTCGGCGGCGAGCTGGCCCACGACGGGTACGACGCCCGTTGCCTCTTCGCCGACGGCACCCTGCTCACGCCGCCCTCGCTCTACGTACGCCGGGTGGTGGGGCGGCTGCCCACCGGCGGTGGCCCGGCCGACCTGCTGGTGGAGGCGAGCGAGGGCGAGCCGAGCCAGCGCCACCTCTATCGGGTGCGCACGGCGATCGGCGGCGGCGTGGACGTGCGCCGGATGAGCGCCACCCCGGGCTGGCACACCGCCGCCGTCGGCGGGGACGTGCTGGTGGTGGGCACCGCCTCGCTGGACGACCCGGGCACCAGCTGGGTGGTGTGGCGCGGGGACCGGGAGGTGGCCCGGCTGCGCTCGCTGGCGGCCAACCCGCCGTACGCCCCGCGACCGATGCTGGTCCGGGTGACCGACCGGCGGCTGCCGAGCGCGGTGCTCTACCCGACCGACCACGTCAAGGGCACCCGGCTGCCGGTGCTGCTGGACATCTACGGCGGCCCGGGCCACCAGGAGGTGGTGGCCGCCCGGTCGGCGTGGCTGGAGCGGCAGTGGTGGGCCGACCAGGGCTTCGGGGTGGTGACCATCGACAACCGGGGCACCCCCGGCATCGCCCCGTCGTTCGAGAAGGCGGTGCACCGGCGGCTGGCCGACGTGATCCTCGCCGACCAGGTCGACGCGTTGACCGCGCTGGCCGGCAAGCACCCGGACCTGGACCTGGAGCGGGTGGCGGTGCGCGGCTGGTCGTTCGGTGGCTGGCTGGCCGGGCTGGCCGTGCTGCGGCACCCGGAGCTGTTCAAGTGCGGCATCGCGGGCGCCCCGGTCACCGACTGGTCGCTGTACGACACCGCGTACACCGAGCGCTACCTGGGGATGCCCGACGACGGCATCGACGTGTACGGCCACCATTCGCTGGTGGAGCTGGCCGCCGAGCCGGTGGTCGACCGGGAGCAGGCCCGGCCGCTGCTGCTGGTGCACGGCCTGGCCGACGACAACGTGGTGGCCGCGCACACGTTGCGGCTCTCGGCGGCGCTGCTGGCCGCCGGTCGCCCGCACGCGGTGCTGCCGCTGACCGGGGCGACCCACCTGGCGGCGGGCGGGGTGTCGGAGCGGCTGCTCCGGCTGGAGCTGGACTTCCTGCGTACGCGCCTGTAG
- a CDS encoding ABC transporter substrate-binding protein, which produces MRPRAAAAAGGAIALVVALGACSENTGEGTTVDTDRKQTGVIATDPKDSQGPAAEVAGAQKGGTFTIIRETPISHLDPQRTYSFAGLMASPLFARYLTTWKDDGKGGLVLVGDLAETPGTNVNNDCKVWEFKVKDGVKFEDGSPITSKEIAYGIARSFDPDLTGGPTYIQEWLADTAQYDTKWDFKANKTSLPPGLTTPDPKTLRFEFAKPRCDLPFAVSLPTTAPLKPEQDTGVNLDAKPFSSGPYKVAKNQVGVQLTLDRNPHWDAKTDPVRHQYPDQFVWTFGPTADAAVNRVIADNGADQSAVAWNFVPASLVARVAQDAALKQRTILSPTPSANQLVINTQRVKDLKVRQALNYAIDRDGLIKALGGQTVAQPLTTLMPPATIGYQAYDAYPAGANGNVDKAKELLGGQTPELVLGVADNTTEQQMATQLKGNLERAGFKITVRNIPDDAKLDEIKKKNNPWDLYIGNWAADWPSGASILPVLYDGRSIKAEGNSNQSYFNDAAINAEMDRILALPPAQQGPEWGKLDERIMKEHAPVVPLFVDVAYVAHGSKVGGVFISSVFGYPSFVNAHVKP; this is translated from the coding sequence ATGCGACCACGTGCAGCCGCCGCCGCAGGCGGCGCGATCGCCCTGGTTGTGGCATTGGGTGCGTGTTCGGAGAACACGGGCGAGGGCACCACGGTGGACACCGACCGCAAGCAGACCGGCGTCATCGCCACCGACCCCAAGGACTCGCAGGGGCCGGCGGCCGAGGTGGCGGGGGCGCAGAAGGGCGGCACCTTCACCATCATCCGGGAGACCCCGATCTCCCACCTGGACCCGCAGCGGACGTACTCGTTCGCCGGCCTGATGGCCAGCCCGCTCTTCGCGCGCTACCTGACCACCTGGAAGGACGACGGCAAGGGCGGCCTGGTCCTCGTCGGTGACCTCGCCGAGACGCCCGGCACCAACGTCAACAACGACTGCAAGGTCTGGGAGTTCAAGGTCAAGGACGGGGTGAAGTTCGAGGACGGCAGCCCGATCACCTCCAAGGAGATCGCCTACGGCATCGCCCGCTCCTTCGACCCCGACCTCACCGGCGGCCCGACCTACATCCAGGAGTGGCTCGCCGACACCGCCCAGTACGACACCAAGTGGGACTTCAAGGCGAACAAGACCTCGCTGCCGCCGGGCCTGACCACCCCGGACCCGAAGACGCTGCGCTTCGAGTTCGCCAAGCCCCGCTGCGACCTGCCGTTCGCGGTTTCGCTGCCGACCACCGCCCCGCTCAAGCCCGAGCAGGACACCGGCGTCAACCTGGACGCCAAGCCGTTCTCGTCCGGGCCGTACAAGGTCGCCAAGAACCAGGTCGGCGTGCAGCTCACCCTGGACCGTAACCCGCACTGGGACGCCAAGACCGACCCGGTGCGCCACCAGTACCCGGACCAGTTCGTCTGGACCTTCGGGCCGACCGCCGACGCGGCGGTCAACCGGGTGATCGCCGACAACGGCGCCGACCAGAGCGCGGTCGCCTGGAACTTCGTGCCCGCCTCCCTGGTCGCCCGGGTGGCCCAGGACGCGGCGCTCAAGCAGCGCACCATCCTCTCCCCGACGCCGAGCGCCAACCAGTTGGTCATCAACACCCAGCGGGTCAAGGACCTCAAGGTCCGCCAGGCGCTCAACTACGCCATCGACCGGGACGGCCTGATCAAGGCGCTCGGCGGGCAGACCGTGGCCCAGCCGCTCACCACGCTGATGCCGCCGGCCACCATCGGCTACCAGGCGTACGACGCCTACCCGGCGGGCGCGAACGGCAACGTCGACAAGGCCAAGGAGCTGCTCGGCGGGCAGACCCCGGAGCTGGTCCTCGGCGTCGCCGACAACACCACCGAGCAGCAGATGGCCACCCAGCTCAAGGGCAACCTGGAGCGCGCCGGCTTCAAGATCACCGTCCGGAACATCCCGGACGACGCCAAGCTCGACGAGATCAAGAAGAAGAACAACCCCTGGGACCTGTACATCGGCAACTGGGCGGCGGACTGGCCCAGCGGCGCGTCCATCCTGCCGGTGCTCTACGACGGCCGCTCCATCAAGGCCGAGGGCAACAGCAACCAGTCGTACTTCAACGACGCGGCGATCAACGCCGAGATGGACCGGATCCTGGCGCTGCCCCCCGCCCAGCAGGGCCCGGAGTGGGGCAAGCTCGACGAGCGGATCATGAAGGAGCACGCCCCCGTCGTGCCGCTCTTCGTCGACGTGGCCTACGTCGCGCACGGCTCGAAGGTCGGTGGGGTCTTCATCTCCAGCGTCTTCGGCTACCCGTCCTTCGTCAACGCGCACGTCAAGCCGTAA
- a CDS encoding ABC transporter permease, which translates to MTRFLVKRLFSATLTLFAVSVLTFLMFFALPRDPVSGMCPKNCNPERLERVRQELGLRDPLVSQYAGYMKGIVTGRDLGSAQGGRCDAPCLGWSYVSNEAVFDTIARVLPVTLSIVIPAAVLWLLLGVGLGMVSALRRGTWLDRVAIGFSLTGASLQLYFVGAVLLLVFVYSLRLLPVPSYTPLLDDPVKWASGLVLAWVALAFLFSAIYARLSRAQMLETLSEDFVRTARAKGLAKPRVYGRHALRAAITPVVTIAGLDVGAALGGTVITETTFGLNGMGRTAVDAVRAGDLPTIMATVLIAAVFVVLANVLVDLLYAAIDPRVRLR; encoded by the coding sequence ATGACGCGTTTCCTGGTCAAGCGGCTCTTCTCCGCCACGCTCACGCTCTTCGCGGTCAGCGTGCTCACCTTCCTGATGTTCTTCGCCCTGCCCCGGGACCCGGTCAGCGGGATGTGCCCGAAGAACTGCAACCCGGAGCGGCTCGAACGGGTCCGCCAGGAGTTGGGCCTGCGCGACCCGCTGGTCAGCCAGTACGCCGGCTACATGAAGGGCATCGTCACCGGGCGGGACCTGGGCAGCGCCCAGGGCGGCCGGTGCGACGCGCCCTGCCTGGGCTGGTCGTACGTGTCGAACGAGGCGGTCTTCGACACCATCGCCCGGGTGCTGCCGGTGACCCTGAGCATCGTGATCCCGGCGGCGGTGCTCTGGCTGCTGCTCGGCGTCGGGCTGGGCATGGTGTCGGCGCTGCGGCGGGGCACCTGGCTGGACCGGGTGGCGATCGGCTTCTCGCTGACCGGCGCGTCGTTGCAGCTCTACTTCGTCGGCGCGGTGCTGCTGCTGGTCTTCGTCTACAGCCTGCGGCTGCTGCCGGTGCCGAGCTACACCCCGCTCCTCGACGATCCGGTGAAGTGGGCCAGCGGGCTGGTGCTGGCCTGGGTGGCGCTGGCGTTCCTCTTCTCCGCGATCTACGCGCGACTGTCCCGGGCCCAGATGCTGGAGACGCTGTCGGAGGACTTCGTCCGCACGGCGCGGGCGAAGGGCCTGGCCAAACCCCGGGTGTACGGCCGGCACGCGCTGCGCGCGGCGATCACCCCGGTGGTCACCATCGCCGGGCTGGACGTCGGCGCCGCGCTCGGCGGCACGGTGATCACGGAGACCACCTTCGGCCTGAACGGGATGGGCCGCACCGCCGTCGACGCGGTGCGCGCCGGTGACCTGCCGACCATCATGGCGACCGTGCTGATCGCCGCGGTCTTCGTGGTGCTGGCCAACGTCCTGGTGGACCTGCTCTACGCGGCGATCGACCCCCGGGTCCGGCTGCGCTGA
- a CDS encoding ABC transporter permease, translated as MSLSPVEGVALAEIESGGDVGEEKGFVGRSPGQLAWARLRRDRTAVVSGAMLVFFVVVALATPLIEMAYGIGPREQFQSRLDGFGMPLGYAGGVTGEHWFGLEPGLGRDIFIRMVHGLRTSLFIAFAAAVITAAIGIVLGTVAGYLGGWVDAVVNWVTDLTLAMPFLIIALALTPTLALRFYGQREAVPPAFQIGVLVAVFALFGWTSTARLVRGQVIALREREFVEAARAAGAGLGHMLFRQLLPNIWAPILVSFSLAVPAYITSEAALSFIGVGLTDETPSFGRMIYRSLDYLQTDPAYVFFPGVTIFALVFAFNLFGDALRDALDPKSSR; from the coding sequence GTGAGCCTGTCCCCGGTGGAGGGCGTGGCGCTGGCCGAGATCGAGTCCGGCGGCGACGTCGGCGAGGAGAAGGGCTTCGTCGGCCGGTCGCCCGGGCAACTGGCCTGGGCCCGGCTGCGCCGGGACCGCACCGCCGTGGTCAGCGGCGCGATGCTGGTCTTCTTCGTGGTGGTCGCGCTGGCCACCCCGTTGATCGAGATGGCGTACGGGATCGGGCCGCGCGAGCAGTTCCAGAGCCGGTTGGACGGCTTCGGCATGCCGCTCGGGTACGCCGGTGGCGTCACCGGCGAGCACTGGTTCGGCCTGGAGCCGGGCCTCGGGCGGGACATCTTCATCCGGATGGTGCACGGGCTGCGTACCTCGCTCTTCATCGCCTTCGCCGCCGCGGTCATCACCGCCGCGATCGGCATCGTGCTGGGGACGGTGGCCGGGTACCTCGGCGGCTGGGTCGACGCGGTGGTCAACTGGGTCACCGACCTCACCCTGGCGATGCCGTTCCTGATCATCGCGCTGGCCCTGACCCCGACCCTCGCGCTGCGCTTCTACGGCCAGCGTGAGGCGGTGCCGCCCGCGTTCCAGATCGGAGTGCTCGTCGCCGTCTTCGCCCTCTTCGGCTGGACCAGCACCGCCCGGCTGGTCCGGGGGCAGGTCATCGCGCTGCGCGAGCGGGAGTTCGTGGAGGCGGCCCGGGCCGCCGGCGCGGGCCTCGGGCACATGCTCTTCCGGCAGTTGCTGCCGAACATCTGGGCGCCGATCCTGGTGTCGTTCTCGCTGGCCGTGCCGGCGTACATCACCAGCGAGGCGGCGCTGTCCTTCATCGGGGTCGGGCTCACCGACGAGACGCCGAGCTTCGGCCGGATGATCTACCGCAGCCTGGACTACCTCCAGACCGACCCGGCGTACGTCTTCTTCCCCGGCGTCACGATCTTCGCGCTCGTGTTCGCCTTCAACCTCTTCGGCGACGCGTTGCGCGACGCGCTCGACCCGAAGTCCTCCCGGTAG
- a CDS encoding ABC transporter ATP-binding protein: protein MSGIEDEPLLRVRGLAKHFPVRTGFRSRGLVRAVDGLDFDVRPGESLGLVGESGCGKTTTGRMLVRLLEPTAGTIEFAGRDITHAGRRELRPLRQDLQIIFQDPYASLNPRHTVGRIVAMPLQVNGIDPPGGVKKRVQELLELVGLNPEHYNRYPHEFSGGQRQRVGIARALALRPKLIVADEPVSALDVSIQAQVVNLLRDLQRDLGLAFVFIAHDLAVVRHFCHRVAVMYLGRIVEIGDRADIYERPQHPYTRALLSAIPDVTTLGPGGRIRLSGDVPTPLDPPSGCRFRTRCWKARDICATEEPALAPRDGGRQATACHFPESGPVTASAPTPVPEASDGGVSGDESGDPATGPDAQEVAR, encoded by the coding sequence GTGAGCGGGATCGAGGACGAGCCGCTGCTGCGGGTGCGCGGGTTGGCCAAGCACTTCCCGGTCCGCACCGGCTTCCGCAGCCGGGGGCTGGTCCGGGCGGTGGACGGGCTCGACTTCGACGTGCGCCCGGGGGAGAGCCTCGGCCTGGTCGGTGAGTCCGGCTGCGGCAAGACCACCACCGGCCGGATGCTGGTCCGGCTCCTGGAGCCCACCGCGGGGACGATCGAGTTCGCCGGGCGGGACATCACCCACGCCGGGCGACGGGAGCTGCGCCCGCTGCGGCAGGACCTCCAGATCATCTTCCAGGACCCGTACGCCTCGTTGAACCCCCGGCACACGGTCGGCCGGATCGTGGCGATGCCGTTGCAGGTCAACGGGATCGACCCGCCGGGCGGCGTGAAGAAGCGGGTGCAGGAGCTGCTCGAGTTGGTCGGGCTCAATCCCGAGCACTACAACCGGTACCCGCACGAGTTCTCCGGCGGCCAGCGCCAACGGGTCGGCATCGCCCGGGCGCTGGCGCTGCGGCCGAAGCTGATCGTCGCCGACGAGCCGGTCTCCGCCCTCGACGTCTCGATCCAGGCGCAGGTCGTCAACCTGCTCCGGGACCTGCAACGGGACCTCGGGCTGGCGTTCGTCTTCATCGCCCACGACCTGGCCGTGGTGCGGCACTTCTGCCACCGCGTGGCGGTCATGTACCTGGGGCGGATCGTCGAGATCGGCGACCGCGCCGACATCTACGAACGCCCGCAGCACCCGTACACCCGGGCCCTGCTCTCGGCGATCCCGGACGTGACCACCCTCGGGCCGGGCGGACGCATCCGGCTCAGCGGGGACGTGCCGACACCGCTGGACCCGCCCTCGGGCTGCCGGTTCCGCACCCGCTGCTGGAAGGCCCGGGACATCTGCGCGACCGAGGAGCCGGCCCTGGCGCCGCGCGACGGCGGCCGGCAGGCCACCGCCTGCCACTTCCCGGAGAGCGGCCCGGTGACCGCGTCCGCGCCGACGCCGGTCCCGGAGGCTTCGGACGGCGGGGTGTCCGGGGACGAGAGCGGGGACCCGGCGACGGGCCCGGACGCGCAGGAGGTGGCGAGGTGA
- a CDS encoding ABC transporter ATP-binding protein, which yields MPQQRAGEDPYLRVDDLRVRFDTADGVVRAVDGVSFAVRRGRTLGIVGESGSGKSVTSLAVLGLHDPKRSTITGQISVGGRQLVGLPEEEVRRLRGRDMAMIFQDPLSALHPYYTVGRQIAEAYRVHHPRAGRRAARSRAIDMLGRVGIPQPARRFDQYPHEFSGGMRQRAMIAMALVNDPDLLIADEPTTALDVTVQAQILDLLADLQAEFHSAIVLITHDLGVVSQVADDVLVMYGGRAVEQGGVEQVLRRPQHPYTWGLLSSVPSLHGDATADLVPIPGNPPSLIHLPSGCAFHPRCRYAARTDGRSRSEVPPLVGTGEAGHLVACHLPADTRARLYREDVAQVGVAR from the coding sequence GTGCCGCAGCAGCGTGCCGGGGAGGACCCCTACCTGCGGGTGGACGACCTGCGGGTCCGCTTCGACACCGCCGACGGCGTGGTGCGCGCGGTCGACGGGGTGTCCTTCGCCGTCCGGCGTGGCCGCACGCTCGGCATCGTCGGCGAGTCCGGGTCGGGCAAGAGCGTCACCTCGCTCGCCGTCCTCGGCCTGCACGACCCGAAGCGCAGCACCATCACCGGGCAGATCTCCGTCGGTGGCCGCCAGCTCGTCGGCCTCCCCGAGGAGGAGGTACGCCGGCTGCGCGGCCGCGACATGGCGATGATCTTCCAGGACCCGCTGTCGGCCCTGCACCCGTACTACACGGTCGGCCGGCAGATCGCCGAGGCGTACCGGGTGCACCACCCCCGGGCCGGGCGGCGGGCGGCGCGCAGCCGGGCGATCGACATGCTCGGCCGGGTCGGCATCCCGCAGCCGGCCCGCCGGTTCGACCAGTACCCGCACGAGTTCTCCGGCGGGATGCGGCAACGGGCGATGATCGCCATGGCCCTGGTCAACGACCCGGACCTGCTCATCGCCGACGAGCCCACCACCGCGCTGGACGTGACCGTGCAGGCGCAGATCCTCGACCTGCTCGCGGACCTCCAGGCCGAGTTCCACTCGGCGATCGTCCTGATCACCCACGACCTCGGGGTGGTCTCCCAGGTCGCCGACGACGTGCTGGTGATGTACGGCGGACGCGCCGTCGAGCAGGGCGGTGTGGAGCAGGTGCTGCGCCGCCCGCAGCACCCGTACACCTGGGGGTTGCTGTCGAGCGTGCCCTCGCTGCACGGTGACGCGACGGCGGACCTGGTGCCGATCCCCGGCAACCCGCCCTCGCTGATCCACCTGCCGTCGGGCTGCGCGTTCCACCCCCGCTGCCGGTACGCCGCGCGCACCGACGGCCGCTCGCGCAGCGAGGTGCCGCCGCTGGTCGGCACGGGGGAGGCCGGGCACCTGGTCGCCTGTCACCTGCCCGCCGACACGCGCGCCCGGCTCTACCGCGAGGACGTCGCCCAGGTGGGGGTGGCCCGGTGA
- a CDS encoding TldD/PmbA family protein, whose amino-acid sequence MTEFDAAGAAVQAALDAGARYADARVMHRRYESMSARNGAIEELTRDESIGLGVRALVGSSWGFAAVPDLSDAAARDAGRRAAAIATASARVPGPPVDLVPAEAAVASWASDCRIDPLGVALSDKGDLLVAATATMREHGADLAEGLYQIWDTAKWFVSSEGHRIDQRIRECGGGISATSIGDGETQRRSYPSYRGQYGTTGWELVESLDLTAHAARIAEESRALLTAPECPAGETDLILGGEQLALQIHESVGHAIELDRILGWEAAFAGTSWLDLAQLGTLRYGSELMNVTIDPTIPGALGSFGFDDEGSPAVRRDAVREGRWVGVLAGRDSAAVAGLGYGGSVRADGWARLPMVRMTNVGLEPGPHTLDEIVAATDDGVLMDVNRSWSIDDKRLNFQFGCEIGWEVKKGRRGRMLRNPTYTGIGPLFWRSMDMLSSETVAWGTPNCGKGQPGQIGHTGHPAAPARFRDVRVGVRA is encoded by the coding sequence ATGACCGAGTTCGACGCGGCCGGCGCCGCCGTCCAGGCCGCCCTCGACGCGGGCGCCCGGTACGCGGACGCCCGGGTGATGCACCGCCGCTACGAGTCGATGTCGGCCCGCAACGGCGCGATCGAGGAGCTGACCCGGGACGAGAGCATCGGGCTGGGCGTCCGGGCGCTGGTCGGGTCGAGCTGGGGCTTCGCCGCCGTACCCGATCTGTCGGACGCCGCGGCCCGCGACGCCGGCCGGCGCGCCGCGGCGATCGCCACCGCGAGCGCGCGGGTGCCCGGCCCGCCGGTCGACCTGGTGCCGGCCGAGGCGGCCGTGGCGAGCTGGGCCTCCGACTGCCGGATCGACCCGCTCGGCGTCGCCCTCTCCGACAAGGGGGACCTGCTGGTCGCCGCCACCGCGACGATGCGCGAGCACGGCGCCGACCTCGCCGAGGGGCTCTACCAGATCTGGGACACCGCCAAGTGGTTCGTCTCCAGCGAGGGGCACCGCATCGACCAGAGGATCCGCGAGTGCGGGGGGGGCATCTCGGCCACCTCCATCGGCGACGGCGAGACCCAACGCCGCTCCTACCCCAGCTACCGCGGCCAGTACGGCACCACCGGCTGGGAGCTGGTCGAGTCGCTGGACCTGACCGCGCACGCCGCCCGGATCGCCGAGGAGTCGCGGGCGCTGCTCACCGCGCCCGAGTGCCCGGCGGGCGAGACCGACCTGATCCTCGGCGGCGAGCAGCTCGCCCTGCAGATCCACGAGTCCGTCGGGCACGCCATCGAGCTGGACCGGATCCTCGGCTGGGAGGCCGCCTTCGCCGGCACGTCCTGGCTGGACCTGGCCCAGCTCGGCACGCTGCGCTACGGCTCCGAACTGATGAACGTCACCATCGACCCGACCATCCCCGGCGCGCTGGGCAGCTTCGGCTTCGACGACGAGGGCTCCCCGGCGGTGCGCCGGGACGCGGTGCGCGAGGGCCGCTGGGTGGGCGTGCTCGCCGGCCGCGACTCGGCCGCCGTCGCCGGTCTGGGCTACGGCGGCAGCGTACGGGCCGACGGCTGGGCGCGGTTGCCGATGGTGCGGATGACGAACGTGGGCCTGGAACCCGGCCCGCACACCCTCGACGAGATCGTCGCCGCCACCGACGACGGGGTGCTGATGGACGTCAACCGCTCCTGGTCGATCGACGACAAGCGGCTCAACTTCCAGTTCGGCTGCGAGATCGGCTGGGAGGTGAAGAAGGGCCGGCGCGGGCGGATGCTGCGCAACCCGACGTACACCGGCATCGGCCCGCTCTTCTGGCGCTCGATGGACATGCTCTCCTCGGAGACGGTGGCCTGGGGCACGCCCAACTGCGGAAAGGGCCAACCCGGCCAGATCGGCCACACCGGCCATCCGGCGGCGCCGGCCCGCTTCCGGGACGTGCGAGTGGGGGTACGCGCATGA